Proteins from a genomic interval of Hydrogenophaga sp. PAMC20947:
- a CDS encoding TRAP transporter substrate-binding protein has translation MDRRSLIKNAGLAGVLVAGVAPAVHAQAAVRWRMASSFPKSLDTIFGSGETFAKTVKALSGGKFEVTVHAAGELMPAFGVVDGVQQGTVEMAQTAPYYFTGKDPVFAFGCAVPFGLTARQMDAWMEHGNGRKLLDDFYAQFNMKSRSAGNTGTQMGGWYRKEIKTVSDLKGLKMRMGGGLFGEAMAKLGVISQNIPAGEVYQSLEKGTLDATEFVGPYDDEKLGFNKVAPYYYYPGWWEGGAELEFFINTKAYGALSPEFKAIVDAATDVAARDMTAKYDAMNPGALKRLVAARTKLKAFPKPILDAGFKASMEVFAEHEAKSATFKKIHQDMRAFQRDQLLWSRFSENAFNSYMSTVKV, from the coding sequence ATGGATCGCCGTTCTCTCATCAAAAACGCCGGGTTGGCTGGCGTATTGGTTGCTGGTGTTGCACCGGCCGTGCACGCTCAGGCGGCCGTCCGCTGGCGCATGGCGTCAAGCTTTCCCAAGTCCCTGGACACCATTTTTGGCAGCGGCGAAACCTTCGCCAAGACCGTCAAAGCCCTGTCGGGCGGCAAGTTCGAAGTGACGGTGCATGCGGCGGGTGAGCTGATGCCCGCTTTTGGCGTGGTCGATGGCGTACAGCAAGGCACGGTCGAAATGGCCCAGACCGCTCCCTATTACTTCACGGGCAAAGACCCCGTGTTTGCCTTTGGCTGCGCGGTACCGTTTGGTTTGACGGCCCGGCAGATGGACGCCTGGATGGAGCATGGCAATGGCCGCAAGCTCCTGGACGACTTCTATGCCCAGTTCAACATGAAGAGCCGCAGTGCGGGCAACACCGGCACCCAGATGGGTGGCTGGTACCGCAAGGAGATCAAGACGGTCTCCGACCTGAAGGGCCTGAAGATGCGCATGGGTGGCGGTCTGTTTGGCGAGGCCATGGCCAAACTGGGGGTGATTTCGCAGAACATTCCGGCGGGCGAGGTGTACCAGTCGCTGGAAAAGGGCACGCTGGATGCCACCGAATTCGTGGGCCCTTACGACGATGAAAAGCTGGGCTTCAACAAAGTTGCCCCCTACTACTACTACCCCGGCTGGTGGGAAGGTGGTGCCGAACTGGAGTTCTTCATCAACACCAAAGCCTACGGGGCATTGAGCCCGGAGTTCAAAGCCATTGTGGATGCGGCCACCGATGTTGCTGCGCGCGACATGACGGCCAAATACGATGCCATGAACCCTGGTGCACTGAAGCGCCTGGTGGCTGCCCGCACCAAGCTCAAGGCCTTCCCCAAGCCCATTCTGGATGCCGGTTTCAAGGCCTCCATGGAAGTGTTTGCCGAGCATGAGGCCAAGTCGGCCACCTTCAAGAAGATCCACCAGGACATGCGAGCCTTCCAGCGCGACCAGCTGCTGTGGTCCCGTTTCTCGGAAAACGCTTTCAACAGCTACATGTCCACCGTCAAGGTTTGA
- a CDS encoding TRAP transporter substrate-binding protein, translating into MDRRSVIKHAGIAGVLAAGVAPAAHAQAALRWRLASSFPKALDTIFGAAEVFAEKVNTMTAGKFTISVHAGGELMPAFGVVDGVQQGTVEMAHTAPYYFFGKNEAFALDCAIPFGLNSRQLTAWMYDGNGMKLMREFYDQYNIVNFPGGNTGAQMGGWYRKEIKSAEDIKGLKMRIGGFAGKVLTKMGGVPQNIPGGEIYQALEKGTIDATEWVGPYDDEKLGFQKVAKHYYYPGWWEGGAQLDFFINKAAFNALPKEYQAIVEAAASHAHVEMQARYDARNPAALKRLVAGGAKLAAFPKSVMDAAYKNSMELYTELNDTNPAWKKIYADYSTFRKDQNLWFRFTEATFDRYMQSAKL; encoded by the coding sequence ATGGATCGTCGTTCCGTTATCAAGCATGCAGGCATTGCCGGCGTGCTCGCAGCAGGCGTTGCGCCCGCTGCGCACGCCCAAGCCGCTCTGCGCTGGCGCCTTGCTTCCAGCTTCCCCAAGGCGCTGGACACCATCTTCGGCGCAGCAGAAGTCTTTGCCGAAAAAGTCAACACGATGACCGCTGGCAAGTTCACTATTTCGGTGCATGCCGGTGGTGAACTGATGCCCGCATTCGGCGTGGTGGACGGCGTCCAGCAGGGCACCGTGGAAATGGCACACACCGCTCCCTACTACTTCTTCGGCAAGAACGAAGCGTTTGCCCTGGACTGCGCTATTCCATTTGGTCTCAACAGCCGCCAGCTGACCGCCTGGATGTACGACGGCAACGGCATGAAGCTGATGCGTGAGTTCTACGACCAGTACAACATCGTGAACTTCCCTGGTGGCAACACAGGCGCCCAGATGGGTGGCTGGTACCGCAAGGAAATCAAGAGCGCAGAAGACATCAAGGGTCTGAAGATGCGCATCGGCGGTTTCGCCGGCAAGGTGCTGACCAAGATGGGTGGCGTGCCCCAAAACATCCCCGGTGGCGAAATCTACCAGGCGCTGGAAAAAGGCACCATCGACGCAACCGAGTGGGTCGGTCCTTACGACGATGAAAAACTGGGCTTCCAAAAGGTTGCCAAGCATTATTACTACCCAGGCTGGTGGGAAGGCGGCGCTCAGCTCGACTTCTTCATCAACAAGGCGGCTTTCAACGCGTTGCCCAAGGAGTACCAGGCCATCGTCGAGGCGGCTGCTTCCCATGCACACGTCGAAATGCAAGCCCGTTACGACGCGCGCAATCCGGCCGCCCTCAAGCGTCTGGTGGCTGGCGGCGCCAAGCTGGCTGCATTTCCCAAGTCGGTCATGGACGCTGCGTACAAGAACTCGATGGAGCTGTACACCGAGTTGAACGACACCAACCCCGCTTGGAAAAAAATCTACGCGGATTATTCGACTTTCCGCAAGGATCAAAACCTGTGGTTCCGATTCACCGAAGCCACGTTTGACCGTTACATGCAATCGGCCAAGCTGTAA
- a CDS encoding cupin domain-containing protein — protein MLGGLSPEQFMRRHWQKKPLLIRNAFPGFKPLLDRPTLFAMAADEAVESRLIVHKAVGWTLKQGPLARNALPPLKQKCWTLLVQGVDLHLDTAHDLLQRFRFVPDARLDDLMISWASDGGGVGPHFDSYDVFLLQASGQRRWRIGRQKDLSLVPDVPLKILSNFEPEEEHLLNPGDMLYLPPRWAHDGVAEGDDCMTYSVGFRVPQRAGLAGELLLRMADEFEDNTLYRDPAQPATANPAAMPAALEAFAADGLARLLRERRSLACALGEVMTEPKPKVWFDEPSQGWCMGPLKLDRKTRMMYDDHHVFINGESYKAAGADARLMRQLADRRELDARLVGRASEGAQGLLQDWFESGWLHCVAAV, from the coding sequence ATGCTGGGCGGCTTGTCGCCGGAGCAATTCATGCGGCGCCACTGGCAGAAAAAGCCATTGTTGATCCGCAATGCCTTTCCTGGGTTCAAACCACTGCTGGATCGGCCCACGCTGTTTGCCATGGCTGCCGATGAAGCGGTGGAGTCGCGCCTGATTGTGCACAAGGCGGTCGGGTGGACGCTCAAGCAAGGTCCCCTGGCGCGCAATGCATTGCCGCCACTGAAGCAAAAATGCTGGACGCTGCTGGTGCAGGGCGTGGACTTGCACCTGGACACGGCGCACGACTTGCTGCAGCGCTTCCGGTTTGTGCCCGATGCGCGACTGGATGACCTCATGATTTCCTGGGCCAGTGACGGCGGAGGCGTTGGGCCCCATTTCGACAGCTACGATGTGTTCTTGCTGCAGGCCAGCGGGCAACGGCGCTGGCGCATCGGGCGGCAAAAGGACCTGTCCCTGGTGCCCGATGTGCCGCTCAAGATCCTGAGCAACTTCGAGCCCGAGGAGGAGCACCTGCTGAATCCAGGTGACATGCTCTACCTGCCGCCCCGTTGGGCGCATGACGGCGTGGCAGAAGGCGACGACTGCATGACGTACTCCGTGGGCTTTCGAGTGCCTCAACGTGCTGGCCTGGCCGGTGAATTGCTGCTTCGCATGGCCGATGAATTCGAGGACAACACCTTGTACCGGGATCCGGCGCAGCCCGCCACGGCAAACCCCGCGGCCATGCCCGCGGCGCTGGAAGCTTTTGCAGCAGACGGCCTCGCGCGTTTGCTGCGCGAGCGGCGGTCGCTGGCTTGCGCGTTGGGAGAGGTGATGACCGAGCCCAAGCCCAAGGTCTGGTTTGACGAGCCTTCCCAAGGCTGGTGCATGGGTCCGTTGAAGCTGGACCGGAAGACGCGCATGATGTATGACGATCACCATGTGTTCATCAATGGCGAGAGCTACAAGGCTGCCGGTGCCGACGCCCGATTGATGCGACAACTGGCCGATCGGCGCGAGCTGGATGCCCGTTTGGTGGGCCGTGCCAGCGAGGGCGCACAAGGCTTGTTGCAGGACTGGTTTGAATCGGGGTGGCTGCACTGCGTGGCAGCCGTTTGA
- a CDS encoding MFS transporter, protein MGVRHGFGLWLQPITQAQGWTRESFSLALAVQNLSWGVVGIFAGMAADRFGAMRVLAGGALLYALGLIGMAWTTSPLAFTLTTGVLIGAAQAGTTYAVIYGVIGRQIPAEQRSWAMGVAAAAGSFGQFLMVPLEGWLISTLGWQNALITLAAAVLLIMPLARGLREPGFIGGQTVAREQTILQALKEAMQYRSFQLLMAGYFVCGFQVVFIGVHMPSYLKDNGLSPQVASYALALIGLFNVIGTYAAGVLGQQMPKRYILAFIYMGRAIAISVFLLVPLSPTSVYIFSGVMGLLWLSTIPPTNATVAQIFGVAHMSMLGGFVFFSHQIGSFMGVWLGGYLYDHTGSYDIVWYLAIALGVFATLINLPVRETPIERGPQRMAGVAA, encoded by the coding sequence ATGGGCGTACGCCACGGGTTTGGCCTCTGGCTGCAACCCATCACCCAGGCACAAGGCTGGACCCGCGAAAGCTTTTCGCTGGCCCTCGCGGTACAAAATCTCTCCTGGGGTGTTGTGGGCATCTTCGCGGGCATGGCCGCAGACCGCTTTGGGGCCATGCGTGTGCTCGCCGGCGGCGCGCTCCTCTACGCCCTGGGGCTGATCGGCATGGCCTGGACAACCTCGCCCCTGGCCTTCACGCTGACCACCGGTGTGCTGATCGGCGCCGCACAGGCCGGCACGACCTACGCTGTGATTTACGGCGTCATTGGCCGCCAGATACCCGCCGAACAACGGTCGTGGGCCATGGGTGTGGCTGCGGCTGCGGGTTCTTTCGGCCAGTTTTTGATGGTCCCGCTGGAGGGCTGGCTGATCAGCACACTCGGCTGGCAAAACGCACTCATCACCTTGGCCGCAGCGGTGCTGCTCATCATGCCGCTGGCGCGTGGGCTGCGCGAACCCGGTTTCATCGGCGGACAAACCGTCGCCCGCGAGCAAACCATTCTCCAGGCGCTCAAGGAAGCCATGCAGTACCGCAGCTTCCAGCTGCTCATGGCAGGCTACTTCGTGTGTGGTTTTCAGGTGGTCTTCATCGGCGTGCACATGCCCAGCTACTTGAAGGACAACGGTCTTTCGCCCCAGGTTGCCAGCTATGCCCTCGCTTTGATCGGCCTGTTCAATGTGATCGGCACCTACGCCGCCGGCGTCCTGGGCCAGCAGATGCCCAAGCGCTACATCCTGGCGTTCATTTACATGGGCCGTGCCATTGCCATCAGCGTCTTCCTGCTGGTGCCCCTGTCACCCACCAGTGTCTACATTTTCTCCGGGGTTATGGGCCTCCTGTGGCTGTCCACCATTCCGCCCACCAACGCCACGGTGGCGCAGATTTTTGGCGTGGCACACATGTCCATGCTGGGCGGTTTCGTGTTCTTCAGTCACCAGATCGGCAGCTTCATGGGCGTGTGGCTGGGCGGCTACCTGTACGACCACACGGGCAGCTACGACATCGTGTGGTATCTCGCCATTGCGCTGGGCGTGTTCGCCACCTTGATCAACCTGCCTGTGCGGGAAACCCCCATCGAACGGGGGCCCCAGCGCATGGCGGGCGTGGCGGCATGA
- a CDS encoding TRAP transporter small permease subunit, with protein sequence MQLLLRLSRLIDAISTLVGKTAMWLILAATLISAGNAIIRKVFGTSSNAWLEIQWYLFAAVFMLGAGYGFLRNAHVRIDFLSNMFSDRGRNWVDVGGIILFLFPLCYIMVSLGWPLLDQAYTSGEMSSNAGGLIRWPMYAMVPAGFALLFMQGISELIKRIAFLTGNGPDVLSHTGPSETELLAEEIAAQEKARQAGASS encoded by the coding sequence ATGCAGCTATTGCTTCGCTTATCCCGTCTGATTGACGCTATCAGCACCCTGGTCGGCAAAACGGCCATGTGGCTCATTTTGGCGGCCACGCTCATCAGCGCCGGCAACGCCATCATCCGCAAGGTATTTGGCACCAGCTCCAACGCCTGGCTGGAAATCCAGTGGTACCTGTTCGCCGCCGTGTTCATGCTGGGTGCGGGATACGGCTTCTTGCGCAATGCCCATGTGCGCATTGACTTTCTCTCCAACATGTTCAGCGACCGTGGCCGCAACTGGGTCGACGTGGGCGGCATCATTCTGTTTCTCTTCCCACTTTGTTACATCATGGTGAGCTTGGGTTGGCCTTTGCTGGATCAGGCTTACACATCGGGCGAAATGTCGTCCAACGCAGGCGGTTTGATCCGTTGGCCCATGTATGCCATGGTTCCGGCGGGTTTTGCCCTCTTGTTTATGCAAGGCATCTCCGAATTGATCAAGCGCATTGCCTTCCTCACGGGCAATGGACCCGACGTGTTGAGTCACACAGGCCCCAGCGAAACCGAATTGCTGGCTGAAGAAATCGCCGCCCAGGAAAAAGCCCGTCAAGCGGGAGCTTCGTCATGA
- the bamC gene encoding outer membrane protein assembly factor BamC gives MSFNRKITAALPNRLARIGAVSLAALVVSGCTILQEDKIDYKSAKPGTTLDVPPDLTQLSRDNRYNVPGGVTSASGQQAAQIAVPGNTITATNTVGDVRIERSGNQRWLVVDRPADKLWGLVSEFWKENGFILNTEQEKLGIMETDWAENRAKIPQDFIRSTIGKVFEGVYSSGERDKFRTRLERSGDGKTEIYISHRGMIEVYTSSQKDQTAWQPREADPELETEFLRRMMVKLGVSEAQAKAVTAAAPSQSAARVVTVSERPAVQMDEDFDRAWRRVGLALDRTGFTVEDRDRAQGTYFVRYVPTAAADAKKPGFFGRLFGSKKPEATPAKYQIKVSTAGTLSTVTVLDAQGQPGPLTDAQRIVQILVDDLK, from the coding sequence ATGAGCTTCAATCGCAAAATCACCGCCGCCCTGCCCAATCGCCTCGCCCGCATCGGAGCGGTTTCGCTGGCTGCGCTGGTGGTCAGCGGTTGCACCATCCTGCAAGAAGACAAGATCGATTACAAAAGCGCCAAACCCGGCACCACGCTGGACGTCCCACCCGACCTGACACAGCTCAGCAGGGACAACCGCTACAACGTTCCTGGCGGCGTGACCAGCGCCAGTGGCCAGCAAGCCGCGCAAATCGCTGTGCCCGGCAACACCATCACCGCCACCAACACGGTCGGAGACGTGCGCATCGAACGCTCGGGCAACCAGCGCTGGCTGGTGGTCGACCGCCCTGCCGACAAGCTGTGGGGCCTGGTCAGCGAATTCTGGAAAGAGAACGGCTTCATTCTGAACACCGAGCAGGAAAAGCTCGGCATCATGGAAACCGACTGGGCCGAAAACCGCGCCAAGATCCCGCAAGACTTCATCCGGTCAACCATCGGCAAGGTATTCGAAGGCGTTTACTCGTCTGGTGAGCGCGACAAGTTCCGCACCCGGCTTGAGCGCAGTGGCGACGGCAAAACCGAGATCTACATCAGCCACCGCGGCATGATAGAGGTCTACACCAGCTCGCAAAAAGACCAGACCGCCTGGCAACCGCGCGAGGCAGATCCCGAGCTCGAGACTGAATTTTTGCGCCGCATGATGGTCAAACTGGGGGTGAGTGAAGCCCAGGCGAAGGCTGTCACGGCTGCTGCGCCGAGCCAGTCCGCCGCCCGCGTCGTAACTGTGTCGGAGCGCCCTGCCGTCCAGATGGACGAAGACTTTGACCGCGCCTGGCGCCGCGTGGGCCTGGCCCTGGACCGCACAGGCTTCACGGTGGAAGACCGTGACCGGGCGCAAGGGACCTATTTCGTGCGCTACGTGCCAACCGCTGCCGCGGACGCAAAGAAGCCCGGCTTCTTCGGGCGCCTGTTTGGCAGCAAGAAGCCCGAGGCAACGCCAGCCAAGTACCAGATCAAGGTCAGCACCGCCGGCACGCTCAGCACGGTCACCGTGCTCGACGCGCAAGGCCAGCCTGGACCCCTCACCGATGCCCAACGCATCGTGCAGATTCTGGTCGACGATCTGAAGTGA
- a CDS encoding FKBP-type peptidyl-prolyl cis-trans isomerase has translation MKITKQCVVSLTWTLKDTLGEELDTLDEPVEFLVGGKDLLAKIEETLQGHEPGEKVDLQLEPVDAFGDYDDRLLFLEPRHLFPEKLDEGMGFEGLPEGCNPAAPKDRLYFVSDIYPDHVVMDANHPLAGIALRIHLEVHNVREAELDEVGQGSLGTGFFNMQVGPGDASQPDAQANQPPTLH, from the coding sequence ATGAAAATCACCAAACAATGCGTGGTCTCGCTCACCTGGACCCTAAAAGACACCTTGGGTGAAGAACTGGACACCCTGGACGAACCTGTTGAGTTCCTGGTCGGGGGCAAAGACCTGCTCGCCAAGATCGAAGAAACGTTGCAAGGTCACGAGCCTGGCGAAAAAGTGGATTTGCAGCTCGAACCCGTGGATGCCTTTGGCGACTACGACGACCGGCTGCTGTTCCTCGAACCGAGGCACCTGTTTCCGGAAAAGCTGGACGAAGGCATGGGGTTTGAAGGCTTGCCCGAAGGGTGCAACCCTGCAGCGCCCAAAGACCGCTTGTACTTCGTCAGCGACATCTACCCGGATCACGTGGTCATGGACGCCAACCACCCCCTGGCAGGAATCGCCTTGCGCATCCACCTGGAAGTTCACAACGTGCGTGAGGCCGAACTCGACGAAGTTGGTCAAGGCTCGTTGGGCACGGGCTTCTTCAACATGCAGGTCGGCCCAGGCGACGCCAGTCAGCCCGATGCGCAGGCCAACCAGCCCCCCACCCTGCACTGA
- the dut gene encoding dUTP diphosphatase — protein sequence MRVNVKVLDDRMADQLPAYATSGSAGLDLRACLDGPLTLAANAWQLIPTGLAIHLADPGYAAMILPRSGLGHKHGIVLGNLVGLIDSDYQGQLMVSAWNRSDVAFTIEPMERIAQMVIVPVVQAQLHVVHEFTEASERGAGGYGSTGRG from the coding sequence ATGCGCGTGAATGTCAAAGTGCTGGATGACCGCATGGCGGATCAGTTGCCCGCCTATGCCACCTCAGGCAGCGCAGGCCTGGATTTGCGCGCCTGTCTGGACGGGCCGCTGACCCTGGCGGCCAACGCCTGGCAATTGATTCCCACGGGCCTGGCCATTCACCTGGCCGACCCGGGGTATGCGGCCATGATCCTGCCGCGGTCGGGCCTGGGGCACAAACACGGCATCGTGCTGGGCAATCTGGTCGGTCTGATCGACAGCGACTACCAGGGGCAGCTCATGGTGAGTGCGTGGAATCGCAGCGATGTGGCGTTCACCATTGAGCCGATGGAGCGCATTGCCCAGATGGTCATCGTGCCTGTGGTTCAAGCGCAGTTGCATGTCGTGCATGAGTTCACCGAGGCCAGTGAGCGCGGTGCTGGTGGATACGGTTCGACCGGCCGAGGCTGA
- a CDS encoding TRAP transporter large permease subunit has product MIELLTNNFVPVMFIGLLVFLLAGFPVAFSLAATGLFFGLVGMQLDLFPPNLFQALPLRVFGIMQNETLLAIPFFTLMGIILERSRMAEDLLETVGQVFGPLRGGVGVAVILVGALLAATTGVVAASVISMGLIAMPIMLRYGYNRTIATGTITASGTLAQALPPSLVLIVLADQLGRSVGDMYAGALLPGLMLVSLYLLFILVVAFVRPKWVPALPLEARIYSEPSGASGHLSLLALFALCTAAGFGWSQIHDSVMGPWLGREDPAARDEVFILSTTVGSFLALGLAMVNKLFGIGLLSRLTERVTFVLIPPLVLIFLVLGTIFLGIATPTEGGAMGALGALLMAAGRRTLSFDLLKQALENTTKLAIFVMFILIGSTVFSFTFNAADGHVWVEHLFDKLPGGQLGFLLVVNALVFVLGMFIDFFEIAFIVVPMLVPVATKLDINLIWFGIILAMNLQTSFLTPPFGFALFYLRSVAARSDYDDVVTGERIKAVTTAQIYKGSIAFIFLQVIMVAVIVFNPGIVTGNLDKAVVVDENAIDNMLENMPGQDYSMPKAGAFVVPPPRPSQMEVPGMPEAAPAEEEDPAKALEDLFKKTE; this is encoded by the coding sequence ATGATCGAACTGTTGACCAACAATTTTGTGCCGGTGATGTTCATCGGCTTGCTCGTGTTTTTGCTGGCCGGATTCCCGGTCGCTTTCTCGCTTGCTGCCACCGGGCTGTTTTTCGGCTTGGTGGGCATGCAGCTGGACTTGTTTCCACCCAACCTGTTCCAGGCGCTGCCCCTGCGTGTGTTCGGCATCATGCAGAACGAAACACTGCTGGCAATTCCATTCTTCACGCTCATGGGCATCATCCTGGAGCGCAGCCGAATGGCGGAAGACCTGCTGGAAACGGTGGGTCAGGTGTTCGGCCCGCTGCGGGGTGGTGTGGGTGTTGCCGTCATCCTGGTGGGGGCCTTGCTGGCCGCCACCACCGGCGTGGTCGCGGCATCCGTGATCTCCATGGGCTTGATTGCCATGCCCATCATGCTGCGCTATGGCTACAACCGCACGATCGCCACCGGCACCATCACCGCCTCCGGAACGCTGGCGCAAGCCTTGCCGCCCTCGCTGGTGTTGATCGTTCTGGCCGACCAGCTGGGTCGCTCGGTGGGTGACATGTACGCCGGTGCCCTGTTGCCTGGGCTGATGCTGGTGAGCTTGTACCTCCTGTTCATTTTGGTGGTGGCGTTTGTACGGCCCAAATGGGTGCCTGCGCTGCCGCTGGAGGCACGCATTTACTCCGAGCCCAGTGGGGCCAGCGGTCATTTGTCGTTGCTGGCCCTGTTCGCGTTGTGTACCGCTGCCGGGTTTGGCTGGTCACAAATTCACGACTCCGTGATGGGCCCCTGGCTGGGCCGAGAAGACCCGGCGGCTCGCGACGAAGTGTTCATTTTGTCGACCACGGTGGGTTCCTTTCTGGCGCTGGGTCTGGCCATGGTCAACAAGCTGTTTGGCATTGGCCTCCTGTCGCGCCTGACGGAGCGTGTCACCTTCGTGTTGATCCCGCCGCTCGTGTTGATCTTCCTGGTGCTGGGTACGATTTTCCTGGGCATTGCAACGCCAACCGAAGGCGGTGCCATGGGGGCTTTGGGTGCGCTGCTGATGGCCGCTGGTCGCCGCACGCTCTCGTTCGACTTGCTCAAGCAGGCCCTGGAAAACACCACCAAGCTGGCGATCTTCGTGATGTTCATCCTGATCGGCTCGACCGTGTTCAGCTTCACCTTCAACGCGGCCGATGGTCACGTCTGGGTGGAGCACCTGTTTGACAAGTTGCCGGGTGGTCAGCTGGGGTTCCTGCTGGTGGTCAACGCTTTGGTGTTTGTCTTGGGCATGTTCATCGATTTCTTTGAAATCGCGTTCATCGTGGTGCCCATGCTGGTGCCAGTGGCCACCAAGCTCGACATCAACCTGATCTGGTTCGGCATCATCCTGGCGATGAACCTGCAGACCTCGTTCCTGACGCCGCCGTTTGGCTTTGCGCTGTTCTATTTGCGCAGCGTGGCAGCACGCAGCGACTACGACGACGTGGTCACGGGCGAACGCATCAAGGCGGTGACGACGGCACAGATCTACAAGGGGTCGATCGCCTTCATCTTTCTGCAGGTGATCATGGTGGCCGTCATCGTGTTCAATCCCGGTATCGTCACAGGCAACCTGGACAAAGCCGTGGTGGTCGACGAAAACGCCATCGACAACATGCTGGAAAACATGCCGGGCCAGGACTACTCCATGCCCAAGGCTGGCGCCTTCGTGGTTCCTCCGCCGCGGCCGTCCCAGATGGAAGTCCCGGGTATGCCGGAAGCGGCGCCTGCTGAAGAAGAGGATCCAGCCAAGGCGCTGGAAGACCTCTTCAAGAAGACCGAGTAA
- the dapA gene encoding 4-hydroxy-tetrahydrodipicolinate synthase codes for MTTITGSIVALATPMSEGGRIDYPALRKLIDWHIAEGTDCICVVGTTGESPTVTVEEHCEIIRVSVEQAAKRVPIMAGCGANSTAEAINLAKFAKSVGADYQLQVVPYYNKPTQEGLYQHFKAIADATGHDLPMVLYNVPGRTVADMALDTVLRLAQLPGIVGIKEATGNIERAQWLIREVPKGFAVYSGDDPTAVALMLCGGQGNVSVTANIAPRQMHELCVAAIAGDARKAMDIQLRLMPVHKALFLEANPIPLKWAMARMGLCQEAMRLPLTPMSRSLEPLLETALKEGGLLG; via the coding sequence ATGACCACCATCACCGGCAGCATCGTCGCCCTCGCCACGCCCATGTCCGAAGGCGGACGCATCGACTACCCCGCCCTGCGCAAGCTGATCGACTGGCACATCGCCGAAGGTACGGATTGCATTTGCGTCGTCGGCACCACGGGCGAGTCACCCACCGTCACCGTCGAAGAGCATTGCGAAATCATCCGGGTCTCTGTGGAGCAAGCGGCCAAACGCGTGCCCATCATGGCTGGCTGCGGCGCCAACTCCACCGCAGAGGCCATCAACCTCGCCAAGTTTGCCAAGAGTGTCGGCGCGGACTACCAGCTGCAAGTTGTTCCTTACTACAACAAGCCCACGCAAGAAGGCCTCTACCAGCACTTCAAGGCCATCGCTGATGCAACGGGCCATGACCTGCCCATGGTGCTTTACAACGTGCCCGGTCGTACCGTGGCCGACATGGCGCTGGACACCGTCTTGCGCCTGGCCCAACTGCCCGGCATTGTCGGCATCAAAGAAGCCACCGGCAACATCGAGCGAGCTCAATGGCTGATCCGCGAAGTGCCCAAGGGCTTCGCTGTTTACTCTGGCGACGATCCCACTGCGGTTGCCTTGATGCTGTGTGGCGGTCAAGGCAACGTGAGCGTCACGGCCAACATTGCGCCACGCCAGATGCACGAGCTCTGTGTCGCGGCCATTGCGGGCGACGCCCGCAAGGCCATGGACATCCAGCTGCGTCTGATGCCCGTTCATAAAGCTTTGTTCCTCGAAGCCAACCCCATTCCACTGAAGTGGGCCATGGCCCGCATGGGGCTGTGCCAAGAAGCCATGCGCCTGCCGTTGACACCCATGTCCCGCAGCCTGGAACCCTTGCTGGAAACCGCCCTCAAAGAAGGTGGTCTGCTGGGCTAG
- a CDS encoding class I SAM-dependent methyltransferase: MAHGSETPSAWVQRWGHLIPAGGAVLDVACGHGRHMRWLAQRGHAVTGIDRSPEAIAAVAPLGRAIQADIENGPWPLDGQTFDAVVVTNYLWRPLIAQLVASVAPGGVLIYETFAEGNETVGKPARPDFLLRPGELLQATADLATVAFEEGYCDHPPRFLQRIVAVRKPGTSPAEPARFQLDATE; the protein is encoded by the coding sequence ATGGCACACGGCAGCGAAACACCATCAGCCTGGGTCCAGCGCTGGGGTCACCTCATCCCGGCGGGTGGCGCGGTGCTCGACGTGGCCTGTGGTCACGGCCGGCACATGCGATGGCTGGCACAGCGTGGTCATGCGGTCACCGGCATTGACCGCTCGCCCGAAGCCATCGCAGCCGTGGCACCTTTGGGGCGGGCGATTCAAGCCGACATTGAAAACGGTCCGTGGCCTCTCGATGGACAGACCTTTGATGCCGTGGTCGTCACAAACTACCTCTGGCGCCCGCTCATTGCGCAGCTGGTGGCCAGTGTGGCGCCCGGCGGCGTGTTGATCTACGAAACGTTCGCTGAGGGCAATGAAACCGTCGGAAAGCCCGCACGGCCCGACTTTCTCTTGCGCCCCGGTGAACTCCTCCAGGCCACCGCCGACTTGGCCACCGTCGCATTCGAAGAGGGATACTGCGACCACCCGCCTCGATTCCTGCAGCGCATTGTGGCCGTGCGAAAACCGGGCACCTCGCCTGCCGAGCCAGCCCGATTTCAACTCGACGCCACTGAGTAG